The following are encoded in a window of Pseudomonas sp. JQ170C genomic DNA:
- the tpx gene encoding thiol peroxidase produces the protein MAQVTLKGNPVQVKGELPKVGAQAPAFSLVGAGLADVTLASLAGKRKVLNIFPSVDTPTCATSVRTFNKKAGELNNTVVLCISADLPFAQARFCGAEGLENVQNLSTLRGREFIENYGVAIADGPLAGLTARAVVVLDENDKVLHAELVGEIADEPNYDAALAVLK, from the coding sequence ATGGCTCAAGTGACTCTCAAAGGCAACCCGGTTCAGGTCAAAGGCGAACTGCCGAAAGTCGGCGCCCAGGCTCCAGCGTTTTCCCTGGTTGGTGCTGGCCTGGCTGACGTGACCCTGGCAAGCCTTGCCGGCAAGCGCAAAGTGCTGAACATCTTCCCAAGCGTCGACACCCCGACCTGCGCGACCTCGGTCCGCACCTTCAACAAGAAGGCTGGCGAACTGAATAACACCGTGGTGCTGTGCATCTCGGCCGACCTGCCATTCGCCCAGGCGCGCTTCTGCGGCGCTGAAGGCCTGGAAAACGTCCAGAACCTGTCCACCCTGCGGGGCCGCGAGTTCATCGAGAACTACGGCGTTGCCATCGCCGACGGCCCGCTGGCCGGCCTGACTGCCCGTGCCGTGGTGGTGCTGGACGAGAACGACAAGGTGCTGCACGCCGAGCTGGTGGGCGAAATTGCTGACGAGCCGAACTACGATGCAGCGCTGGCTGTTCTGAAGTAA